The DNA sequence TTGAAACTGTGGCGAGGGTCTATCACAGTCTGCCGCCCGAGGAGCGCGCCAAGGCCGCCATCTTCGCCAGCAGCTACGGTGATGCCGGCGCCATCGATTTGTTCGGACCGCGCTACGGCCTGCCCAAAGCCATCTGTCCCCACCAAAATTACTTTTTCTGGGGACCGCGCGACTATACGGGTGAAGTGGTAATTGTTCTTCAAGGCAACCGCGAAAAGGCGAGGCAGAATTTCGCCAGCGTGGAAGAAGCGGCGACCATGCACCACCCGTATGCAATGGCGGAGGAGCACTATACCATTCTCATTTGCCGGGGATTGAAGCAGCCATTGCCCCAAGTGTGGCCGAGCCTGAAGCACTGGAATTAAACAACCCTCACGGTTTGACCATCGCCGCCTTCACGATTTCCGCCACCAACTCATCGCTCGTCCATTTATTTTCCGAAATGATCTTTTGCACTCGGCCTTGCGTGTCGATCACTACTGTGCGGAGATTGTGGCTGATGGGTTCGGTGGGTTTCTCCCGCCAGAATTGCTGGCCGAATTGTTCCGTGATAGCCGTGATTTCGATCAAGTCGCCGGTCAGGAAACTCCAGTGGCGCGGGTCGGACTGGAATCTTTGCGCGTAGGCTTTGAGCACCGCCGGCGTATCAACCTCCGGATCAAACGAAATCGTCAGCAGATGCCAGTTGGTCGGGGCGTTGGGCATCGACACCAACTTTTTTTGCGTCTCCTCAAAGTTGTTCGACATCCGCGGACAAAACTCCGGGAACGGGCAGCTCGTAAAAATGAATGTGAGCGCCAACGCCTGCCCTTTGAACTGGCTCGTGCTGACTGCCTGTCCCAATTCATTGGTGAAATGATATTCCGGCAGCAAATCACCGACGTTCAAGGGTTCGACGTCGCGCACGCGCCGGATGGTTTGTCGCGACGGCAACTCCGTCGGCGACGACGCGCTCAATTTGGTCAGCTGTTCAATCCAACCTTCTTTCTTCGTGACCACCATGCGAAAGGAAATCACGTCCCCAGCCTTCAAACCAATCAACTCTTTGGCATCTTTGACTTCGAACGGCATCGTCATGGCCTTCATGTAGCCGGGGATTTCCTCGTGCTTGATCACAGCCGTTTTGCCATCCGGCTGAAGCTCTTGAATCACGCCTTTGACGTGAAAGGTCTGTTTCTGTTCTGTGCAGGCGACGAACGCGACCGCGACAACCGCTGTCGAAATCATTTTTAGATGCTTCAAATCCAACATAAAGTCTGAATTCATTTTCTCCGACAAATCCCCGACTGGCAAGGCTGCTCGCGCATTCAGGCGGAGCGCGCGCTTGCCTTCGTTCGCCGCTTTGTGGTTAATTCGCTCACCATGCCGACGCCGATGTCACCAAGTCAAAGCGCAGAAGATTACCTGGAGCGCATCCATGAATTGATCGAGGAAAAGGGTTACGCCCGCGTCGTGGACATCGCCTCGTCGTTGAAGGTCAAGCAGGCGTCCGTCACCAGCATGGTGCAAAAACTCGGCGAGGCCGGCTATCTCAACTACGAAAAATATCGAGGCCTCGTGCTGACGAACAAAGGCCGCGAAGTCGCCCGCAAGATTCAAAACCGGCACGCCACGCTCTCCCGTTTCTTTTCCATTTTCGGTCTCGACGCGGCAACGCAACGTCGTGACATCGAAGGCATCGAGCATCATTTGAGTCCGGCCACGGTGGAAATCCTGGCGGATTTGGCGCAGTTCTTTGAAGATCAACCCAATACTTTGAAGGTCTTTCGGAAATCCCGGAAGAATTCCAGGCAGTAGTTTTGGCGCAGCTTCTTTCTCATGCGCTTCGATTGGGAAAAATTGCAATCCCTCGCACTCGCTGAGGTGAATGCCACGTTGGCCGCGCTGCCGCTACCGCTTCGGGAAAAAGCGCGAAAGCTGCCGGTGACCTTCGAACGCCAACCGAACCGGGCGTTGCAAGCCGACGGCATCGAATCGGACACCTTGGGCCTGTTCGTTGGGCCGGAGTTCGCCGATGAGGAATCAGTCCCATTACCGCCGCAGATCATTCTGTTCCTCGAAAACATCTGGGAACTGGCCGAACGCAACGAGAAAACATTCTGCGACGAAGTTCACACCACGTTCCTGCACGAACTTGGACATTACCTTGGTTTGGATGAGGATGAACTGAGCGAGCGCGGGTTAGAGTAACGGCAACCCTCCGCCAATCCCGAAAGGATTCAAAAGGCCACCTCCGCAATCGCGCCGTTCCGTGGCGGGCCGAATCGACACGTTCGCGCTCAAACCGCCGACGTGTCCCACTTCATGATCACTATGGTCGAGATGAGCACAATAGCGGTGCCGGCCAGCGCCACTGCGGTCAAGTGCTCGTGAAGGAATCCGGTGGCCAGCAAAATCCCGAACACCGGCACGAGGTAAAGCGACGCCGAGGCGACCGTCACCGGCAGGTGTTGCAGCACGTAAAAGAACAGCACCATCGAAAGCCCGTACATAAAAATGGCAAGGAAAGCGAAGGCCGTCCATCCGTGCCAATCGAGTGCGGCCAGTTGCGAAAACTGGAACGGCTCCACCCAGACCAGCAGCGGCAGGCTGGCCACCGAGGCGGTGAGGTAACTGAAAATCAAGATTTCAATTTCCTGGAAACGTTGGAGCAATCCCTTGCAATAGACGTTGTAAAATGACGAGCCGAGGCAGCCGACCAGGATCAGCAGATTGCCCGACAGGTAGCTCGTGCGCAGGAAAGAACTTTGCCTGAGGTCCTCCACCGACAGCAGGAAGACGCCGGCCAGTCCAACGAGCAGGCAGCCGATGCGAAGCACCGTGATTCGTTCGCGCAGCATGAACGAAGCAAGCACGGCGGTGATCACCGGGATGAGCAAGTTGAGGATGGCAGCGTTCGACGCCAGTGATTTGGTGATGCCCCACGTCATGCCGAGTTGCGCCAGCACCTGCCCGCCGACCCCGGCGGCGGTGAACTTGCCCCAGTCGGCCCACGTCACGGTGGCCGCGCCGGTATTACGCCGACGCTCGCAGATCAGCAGTGGGACCAACAAAACTGTGGTGACGTAAAACGGCAGGAAAGTGATGGCGATCGGCCCAAGCTTGCCTTCGAGAAATTTGACCGCTGTGCCCTGCGCCGCCCACATCAGGTTCACCAGCGCAAGCAGGAAAAAGAACCAGAGGAAACGAGACCGGGGATGCGCTTTTGTGGAAGTGTCAGTCGTGTCCATACTTTCAGGATTCCAAAACGGTGACGCCGTAACGGTCCGCACCCATCGAACTGGCTTCAAAAACGTACGGCGTGATGCCGCGCACCTCGGCGTAGCGGTTCACGACGCGGTCGAACGCCGGGCGCGCGTCCTTGCGGCTGAGCACGGCGACCGTACCACCCGCGCCGCCACCGGTAACTTTCGCGCCGAACAATCCACTGGCGACACCCTCGGCGCGGACGAGTTCCACCAACAAATCCGTGGCGTCGCAACCCAGGCCGCATTCCGTGTAGGCGTAGTGCGATTGATACATGATTTCGCCCATCTGCGGAAAACCAACTCCTCCGCGGGCGAGTTCGGCGAACAAATGCACCCGGGAATTCTCCTCCACCGCATAGCGTGTGCAAGCGCGAATGCGATAGATGACTTCAGGGCGCATCGTCGTGAACGGATCGACATGGATTTGGCCAGCTCGCAAGTAATCAGCGCCGCTGAGCTTCTCCGGCAAGCGTGATTCGTAGCGCGACCGAAACAGCGATGGCGAAAGGTTGGCGAGGTAACCGTTCCAGCGCGGGTCCGTCCAGCGTGGGATCTGGGCGGAATTGTCCTGGCGAACTTCGAGGCCCTCCGCGTCGCAGATCATCTTGTAGCCCATGAACGCGCCGGCGCGAGCCGCCTCGTATTCAATGCCGGAAACCATGTGGCTGACGCCGGAATCAAAGCCCCAGCACTGCAACTCTGCCGGCAGGCGCACCAGCGGTCGCGGCAGACACGGTTGGCAGAGCAGTGGCAGAATGCAGCCTTCGTCACCCATGACGACCGTGATCTGATCCATGATGCCACAGGCCGACTCTGCAATGACATTCTCCACCCACTGACACGCCTCGGCTAATTCGACGCCGACGAGATCGATGCCGTACGCGCCGACGGCGGCTTTCATCACCGCGACCTCGATGGAAGCCGAGGAACTGACGCCTTTGTTCAGCGGCACATCGGATTCAATATAGACGTTCGCCCCGCAACTGAGTTTTTCCGGAAAGCGCTTCTTCAGCAGATGAAAAATGCCGAGGACATAAGCCGTCCAGCGCATTGCGGAATCGCGATTGACCAGAGCGCGAACCTCGGCATCACCAGTGAGATCGTCGAGAGAAAACTCGGCTTGCTCACGCCAGTTGCGAGACTTCACTTGCGGGTTCCAGAAAACAATGCGCCGGTCATCGCGCAATTGGACCGCCGCCCAGGTGGCTTCGCGGATCGTCGCTTCAAACACCAGCCCGCCCGTGTAATCGTCATTGCCGCCCATGAGATCGAGACGTCCGGGTGCGCGACTGCAAACGATGGGAAGCCCCGGTGAAAAAAAACGGCCTTCCTGCCTGAGTCCCTTCACCGTATTCGGAAAGTGATTCATGCAGGGCGGTGTCGGCGGAGAATGTCTCACTTCCCCCATTCCGGGAAGGCGGTCATGGCATCGACGAAGTTGTGGAGCTTGTCGGTGTGCGCGTCTTCCTGCCAGCCGCCGCGACCACGCTTGTCCGCCCGCTCGCCGGGACAGCCGTCGTCGTTCACGGCATATAGGCAGTAGTTCAGCGCCTGCCGGGCGACGGCTTTGTATTCATTCGATCCAGTCGCTTTGGAGTACATGGCCAGCACGGCGCCGTAGGTGGACAAGATGCCGCCCCAAGGATCCACGTCATGGGTTTGCTCGCCGCAAACCGCAACACCGTTGCGAATGGTTATGAAACGCCGGTTGACGAACTCGATCAACGCCCGGACGTCTCGCTCCCAATCCAGATCGAGCGCGTCTTTTTTCTCGATCAAGTAGCGGGCCAGATTCAGGGGCGACCAGGCGGTGCGGTTGTCCAGTTCATGGTGATCTTCAAAGAACTGCACCCAGAGCAGTCCGTCCTTCGCCAGGTTGGGAATCTGGAAGTCTCTGATCCACGCCCATAACTTGTCGCGCGGCGGTTGAAATTCCTTGTGACCATGCTCAATGAGCTTGTCGAAGAGTCGCAGGATAAAAGACATGTTCCCGGCAACCTCGCCCCGGGATTCACCGGTCCGGTAATCCACACGGAACGGCCAGGGCGAATTCGTCGCCGTGCCTTCGCGCATGTTGGCGACGAGCACGCGCCCGTTTTGCAACGCTTGTTGAAGATACTTCTCGTCCTTCGTCTCCTCGTAGAGCAAGAGCAGCGCGTAGCCAGCAATGCCGCCTTTGTCCGGCTGGATTTCGTAAGGTTTGTCGTCCTGGGAACCGCAGTCAGGCGGTTGCGGAAACTTATCCCGCCAACCCGTGGAGCGACTGAAGCGCGGATATTTGCCGGTGTCGGGCGTGATGGCTTCCTTGACGAGATAGTCGCCCATGTTGCGAGCCATCTGCAGTACTCGTGGGTCTTTCTTGTCTTTGTAAGCGTAATATTTCAGGTAGGAAATTATGCCCATGCCATTCTGGGTCGCCGGGATGAACGAGGGTTTCCGCTCGATCGCTTTGTAGTTGCCGTC is a window from the Verrucomicrobiota bacterium genome containing:
- the mntR gene encoding transcriptional regulator MntR, whose translation is MPTPMSPSQSAEDYLERIHELIEEKGYARVVDIASSLKVKQASVTSMVQKLGEAGYLNYEKYRGLVLTNKGREVARKIQNRHATLSRFFSIFGLDAATQRRDIEGIEHHLSPATVEILADLAQFFEDQPNTLKVFRKSRKNSRQ
- a CDS encoding SCO family protein, yielding MNSDFMLDLKHLKMISTAVVAVAFVACTEQKQTFHVKGVIQELQPDGKTAVIKHEEIPGYMKAMTMPFEVKDAKELIGLKAGDVISFRMVVTKKEGWIEQLTKLSASSPTELPSRQTIRRVRDVEPLNVGDLLPEYHFTNELGQAVSTSQFKGQALALTFIFTSCPFPEFCPRMSNNFEETQKKLVSMPNAPTNWHLLTISFDPEVDTPAVLKAYAQRFQSDPRHWSFLTGDLIEITAITEQFGQQFWREKPTEPISHNLRTVVIDTQGRVQKIISENKWTSDELVAEIVKAAMVKP
- a CDS encoding metallopeptidase family protein, coding for MRFDWEKLQSLALAEVNATLAALPLPLREKARKLPVTFERQPNRALQADGIESDTLGLFVGPEFADEESVPLPPQIILFLENIWELAERNEKTFCDEVHTTFLHELGHYLGLDEDELSERGLE
- a CDS encoding DMT family transporter, with translation MDTTDTSTKAHPRSRFLWFFFLLALVNLMWAAQGTAVKFLEGKLGPIAITFLPFYVTTVLLVPLLICERRRNTGAATVTWADWGKFTAAGVGGQVLAQLGMTWGITKSLASNAAILNLLIPVITAVLASFMLRERITVLRIGCLLVGLAGVFLLSVEDLRQSSFLRTSYLSGNLLILVGCLGSSFYNVYCKGLLQRFQEIEILIFSYLTASVASLPLLVWVEPFQFSQLAALDWHGWTAFAFLAIFMYGLSMVLFFYVLQHLPVTVASASLYLVPVFGILLATGFLHEHLTAVALAGTAIVLISTIVIMKWDTSAV
- a CDS encoding galactokinase, which produces MNHFPNTVKGLRQEGRFFSPGLPIVCSRAPGRLDLMGGNDDYTGGLVFEATIREATWAAVQLRDDRRIVFWNPQVKSRNWREQAEFSLDDLTGDAEVRALVNRDSAMRWTAYVLGIFHLLKKRFPEKLSCGANVYIESDVPLNKGVSSSASIEVAVMKAAVGAYGIDLVGVELAEACQWVENVIAESACGIMDQITVVMGDEGCILPLLCQPCLPRPLVRLPAELQCWGFDSGVSHMVSGIEYEAARAGAFMGYKMICDAEGLEVRQDNSAQIPRWTDPRWNGYLANLSPSLFRSRYESRLPEKLSGADYLRAGQIHVDPFTTMRPEVIYRIRACTRYAVEENSRVHLFAELARGGVGFPQMGEIMYQSHYAYTECGLGCDATDLLVELVRAEGVASGLFGAKVTGGGAGGTVAVLSRKDARPAFDRVVNRYAEVRGITPYVFEASSMGADRYGVTVLES